The following proteins come from a genomic window of Pseudomonas sp. WJP1:
- a CDS encoding TetR family transcriptional regulator, which produces MLPRAEQKQQTRNALMDAARHLMEGGRGFGSLSLREVAKTAGIVPTGFYRHFADMDELGLVLVSEVGQTFRETIRLVRHNEFVMGGIIDASVRIFLDVVSANRSQFLFLAREQYGGSLPVRLAIGRLRENISSDLAADLSLMPKLQHLDMAGLSVMADLIVKSVFATLPDIIDPPVEALPEHLTPQAKITQQLRFIFIGLKHWQGLGSTE; this is translated from the coding sequence ATGCTGCCCCGCGCCGAACAGAAACAACAAACCCGCAACGCCTTGATGGACGCGGCCCGCCATTTGATGGAGGGCGGCCGAGGATTTGGCAGCCTGAGCCTGCGCGAAGTTGCGAAAACCGCCGGGATCGTCCCCACCGGTTTCTACCGGCATTTCGCCGACATGGATGAACTCGGCCTGGTGCTGGTGAGCGAAGTCGGCCAAACCTTCCGCGAAACCATTCGCCTGGTGCGGCACAACGAGTTCGTCATGGGTGGCATCATCGATGCGTCCGTGCGGATATTTCTCGATGTGGTGTCGGCCAACCGTTCGCAATTCCTGTTTCTGGCCAGAGAGCAGTACGGCGGCTCATTGCCGGTGCGCCTGGCCATCGGTCGCCTGCGCGAGAACATCAGTTCGGACCTGGCTGCCGACCTGTCCTTGATGCCGAAACTGCAACACCTGGACATGGCCGGCCTGAGCGTCATGGCGGACCTGATCGTCAAAAGCGTGTTCGCCACCTTGCCGGACATCATCGACCCACCCGTCGAAGCGCTACCCGAGCACTTGACGCCGCAAGCAAAGATCACCCAGCAGCTGCGGTTCATCTTTATCGGCCTCAAGCATTGGCAGGGGCTCGGCAGCACAGAATAA